In the Kitasatospora terrestris genome, one interval contains:
- a CDS encoding SDR family oxidoreductase, translating to MSDQHTPRDPTEQHPTPPFPEQSQAHPGSGAAMEPEPDHGEATYRGTGRLNGRVALITGGDSGIGRAVALAFAREGADVAFCHLPEEAADADATAALVEDAGRRALPIAGDLRDEEFCERLVARCVDELGGLHVLVNNAAYQMSQPDGLAAIGTEQFDRVMRTNLYGMFWTTRAALPHLRAGACIINTASVQAYKPSPHLLDYAMTKAAIVAFTQGLAMQLAPDGIRVNAVAPGPVWTPLIPATMDEEKVAHFGEQSPLGRAAQPAEMAPAYVFLASQESSYITAEIVNATGGTPLP from the coding sequence GATCAGCACACCCCCCGCGACCCCACCGAGCAGCACCCGACGCCTCCGTTCCCCGAGCAGTCCCAGGCCCACCCGGGCAGCGGCGCCGCCATGGAGCCCGAACCGGACCACGGCGAAGCGACGTACCGGGGAACCGGCCGCCTGAACGGACGGGTCGCGCTGATCACCGGCGGCGACTCCGGCATCGGCCGGGCCGTCGCCCTCGCCTTCGCCCGCGAGGGCGCCGACGTCGCCTTCTGCCACCTCCCGGAAGAAGCCGCCGACGCCGACGCCACGGCCGCGCTCGTCGAGGACGCCGGCCGGCGGGCACTGCCGATCGCCGGCGACCTCCGCGACGAGGAGTTCTGCGAGCGGCTGGTCGCGCGCTGCGTCGACGAACTCGGCGGCCTGCACGTGCTGGTCAACAACGCGGCCTACCAGATGTCCCAGCCCGACGGCCTCGCCGCGATCGGCACCGAGCAGTTCGACCGCGTCATGCGCACCAACCTCTACGGCATGTTCTGGACCACCCGCGCCGCCCTGCCCCACCTCCGGGCGGGCGCCTGCATCATCAACACCGCCTCCGTGCAGGCCTACAAGCCCAGCCCGCACCTGCTCGACTACGCCATGACCAAGGCCGCCATCGTCGCCTTCACCCAGGGCCTGGCGATGCAGCTCGCCCCCGACGGCATCCGCGTCAACGCCGTCGCCCCCGGCCCGGTCTGGACGCCGCTGATCCCGGCCACCATGGACGAGGAGAAGGTCGCCCACTTCGGCGAGCAGTCCCCGCTCGGCCGGGCCGCGCAGCCCGCCGAAATGGCCCCGGCCTACGTCTTCCTCGCCTCCCAGGAGTCCTCCTACATCACCGCCGAGATCGTCAACGCCACCGG